From one Odontesthes bonariensis isolate fOdoBon6 chromosome 14, fOdoBon6.hap1, whole genome shotgun sequence genomic stretch:
- the dusp12 gene encoding dual specificity protein phosphatase 12, whose product MQLVDPGVYIGTAAGLNDSLALAAASITHILSVDSVDPGPMIPANGDFIRKWINILDEATSDLLSHMDASYAFIDEAVKAGGAALVHCQAGRSRSATIVTAYLMKRYQLGFAEAYHRLKSVKQDVQVNSGFEEQLRQYEAMQWEVDTSSPLYKQYRLIKIAEKYPELHQVPREIFADDPAQSSSSEVSYRCRKCRRTLFRGSSILSHTVGEGASAFSHKKSNNLTGEVQCTSYFIEPVQWMEEALLGVMNGQLLCPKCSSKLGSFNWCGDQCSCGRWVTPAFQLHRNRVDEIRQINLQK is encoded by the exons ATGCAGCTTGTGGACCCTGGCGTGTACATCGGCACAGCGGCCGGCCTCAACGACAGCCTGGCGTTGGCCGCTGCATCCATCACTCACATCCTCTCTGTGGACTCTGTGGACCCCGGGCCCATGATCCCTGCTAATGGAGACTTTATCAGGAAGTGGATTAACATTTTAGATGAAGCGACGTCTGACCTCCTCAGTCACATGGACGCCAGCTACGCGTTCATTGACGAGGCTGTGAAAGCAGGCGGAGCTGCACTTGTTCATTG CCAGGCAGGTCGGAGTCGTAGTGCCACCATTGTGACTGCTTATCTGATGAAGAGATACCAGTTGGGCTTCGCTGAGGCTTACCACAGACTGAAGAGTGTCAAACAAGATGTGCA GGTTAACAGTGGTTTTGAGGAACAGTTGCGTCAGTACGAGGCCATGCAGTGGGAAGTGGACACATCCAGTCCTTTGTACAAACAATACAGACTAATCAAGATAGCAGAAAAATATCCAG AGTTGCATCAGGTTCCCAGGGAGATTTTTGCCGACGACCCCGCCCAATCCAGCTCCTCTGAGGTGTCCTATAGATGCAGGAAGTGCAG ACGAACTCTGTTTCGTGGCTCCAGCATTCTCAGTCATACAGTAGGAGAGGGAGCTTCAGCCTTCAGTCACAAGAAGTCCAATAACCTCACTG GAGAGGTCCAGTGTACGTCGTACTTCATTGAGCCGGTGCAGTGGATGGAGGAAGCCTTGCTCGGAGTGATGAATGGACAG TTGCTCTGTCCTAAGTGCAGCTCCAAGCTGGGCTCATTCAACTGGTGTGGGGACCAGTGTTCGTGCGGCCGCTGGGTCACACCTGCCTTTCAGCTGCATCGCAACAGAGTGGATGAGATCCGGCAAATAAACTTACAAAAATGA